From Pagrus major chromosome 2, Pma_NU_1.0, one genomic window encodes:
- the iws1 gene encoding protein IWS1 homolog, with translation MDGEEDDFASGNHSDDGGGTPVLDEHHESDGEEIRSDRHQSEDEGSNDEDAPNAMETGGAASGSDNDDHRGGDSDSEGEAPRRRHDDDKSDSEAEAPRPADSDDDSSPVKRRMSGSDNEEESSPVKHGASDNEEGGGSSPPKRRRSSSDMEEETPKAAADSDSENEDAKPAASPDRRSNADSDSDTETPARRKAAQIDSEEEEEKQEEAQGGGGGGGKWKAVMQSDSEDEEEGGRRRKAATASDGEQQEGEEQKDDSDDEDEKPVKRKKAILSDSEDEDEEKADKPAVKRSRAVSDDENSDSDGASGGPDKSLAAKLRELGSDSGSDDDDRTKAAAGKKDEKALFGSDSDSGDGDEEEEKMIADIFGESGDEEEEEFTGFNQEDLEDKKESKKEAQEQMEEESDSDEGVDRSGQDTSFMSDFDIMLAKRKAMNSKRRRHRDGGTFISDADDVVSAMICKMNEAAEEDRTLNSHKKPALKKLTLLPQVVMHLKKQDLKETFIDSGVMSAIKEWISPLPDKSLPALRIREELLRILQELPSVSQETLKHSGIGRSVMFLYKHPKESRSNKDLALKLINEWSRPIFGLTSNYKGMTREERQQRDLDQQMPQRRRLSSGGQTPRRDLEKQLTGEEKALRPGDPGFCARARVPMPSNKDYVVRPKWNVEVESNRGPLKKGMSRVDKQMRRIADIRRLTKPGHAVKISVEGNRMPL, from the exons GATGAAGGCAGTAACGATGAAGACGCCCCCAACGCCATGGAGACCGGCGGCGCAGCCAGCGGCTCCGACAACGATGATCATCGAGGGGGGGACAGCGACTCGGAGGGCGAGGCCCCACGACGTCGCCATGACGATGACAAAAGTGACTCGGAGGCGGAGGCTCCTCGGCCCGCCGACAGCGACGACGACTCCTCTCCGGTCAAACGCAGGATGAGCGGATCAGACAACGAGGAGGAGTCGTCACCCGTCAAACACGGAGCTTCAGATaatgaggaggggggagggtcGTCTCCTCCCAAACGGAGGAGGAGCAGCTCGGACATGGAGGAGGAGACGCCCAAAGCAGCCGCAGACAGCGACTCGGAGAATGAGGACGCCAAACCGGCAGCTTCTCCTGACCGGCGGTCCAACGCCGACAGTGACTCTGACACAGAGACACCTGCCAGACGCAAGGCAGCACAGATAgactctgaggaggaggaggagaagcaggaggaggctcagggaggaggaggaggaggagggaagtggAAGGCTGTGATGCAGTCTGAcagtgaggatgaagaggagggggggaggaggaggaaggctgcAACAGCAAGTGatggagagcagcaggagggggaggagcagaAGGATGACAGCGATGATGAAGACGAGAAGCCAG tgaagaggaagaaggcCATCCTGTCAGACAgcgaggacgaggacgaggagaagGCAGACAAACCAG CGGTGAAGAGGAGTCGGGCGGTGTCAGACGATGAGAACTCGGACAGCGACGGAGCGTCCGGCGGTCCTGATAAGAGTCTGGCAGCCAAACTGAGAGAGCTCGGCTCGGACAGCGGCAGCGACGACGACGACAGGACGAAGGCTGCGGCGGGGAAGAAGGACGAGAAGGCGCTGTTCGGTAGCGACAGCGACTCTGGAGAcggagacgaggaggaaga GAAAATGATCGCAGACATCTTTGGAGAGTctggagacgaggaggaggaggagttcaCG gGCTTCAACCAGGAGGACCTGGAGGACAAGAAGGAGTCCAAGAAGGAGGCGCAggagcagatggaggaggagtCCGACTCTGATGAAGGAGTCGACCGCAGCGGCCAAGA TACCAGCTTCATGTCGGACTTCGACATCATGCTCGCAAAGAGGAAAGCCATGAACAGTAAGAGGAGGCGTCACCGTGACGGCGGGACGTTCATCAGCGACGCCGACGACGTGGTCAGCGCCATGATCTGCAAGATGAACGAGGCCGCCGAG GAGGATCGAACTCTGAACAGCCACAAGAAACCAGCGCTGAAGAAACTCACCCTGCTGCCACAAGTCGTCATGCACCTCAAGAA ACAGGACCTGAAGGAGACGTTCATCGACAGCGGCGTGATGTCGGCCATCAAAGAGTGGATCAGCCCGCTGCCAGACAAATCACTTCCTGCTCTGAGAATCAGGGAGGAGCTGCTGAGGATCCTGCAGGAG ctgcCCAGCGTCAGTCAGGAGACTCTGAAGCACAGCGGCATCGGCCGCTCCGTCATGTTCCTCTACAAACACCCCAAAGAGTCTCGATCCAACAAAGACCTCGCTCTCAAGCTCATCA ACGAGTGGTCGCGGCCGATCTTCGGCCTCACGTCCAACTATAAGGGGATGACGAGGGAGGAGCGTCAGCAGAGAGATCTGGACCAGCAGATGCCTCAGAGACGACGCCTCAG tTCTGGAGGTCAGACGCCTCGCAGAGACCTGGAGAAGCAGCTGACCGGAGAGGAGAA AGCTCTGCGACCCGGTGACCCAGGTTTCTGCGCCCGAGCTCGGGTGCCGATGCCCTCCAACAAAGACTACGTGGTCCGACCCAAGTGGAACGTAGAGGTGGAGTCCAACAGG GGCCCGTTAAAGAAGGGGATGTCCCGCGTGGACAAACAGATGCGTAGAATTGCTGACATCCGCCGCCTGACGAAGCCGGGTCACGCTGTTAAAATCAGTGTGGAAGGAAAC